The window TTTACGAGGAACGGCCCGACTGGATGCGCAACTGGGAGGTCACGGGTCTTCTGAAGTACGAGGATAAGAACGGCGACGGACGCATCCAGTACTATAACGATACGGCTGCCGGCTTCACAGAGACCGCGGCCTCGCGCGGATGGAGCGGCAACGAACTGACGATCAACAACGACATCCTCGTTCTCGCCAATCCGGAAATCGCACAGCTTCCGGGCTGGGTCATAGCTCTCATCGCCGCCGGCGGTCTGGCTGCGGCGCTTTCGACGGCGGCAGGCCTGTTGCTTGCGATCTCGTCCGCCATCAGCCACGACCTCATCAAGGACTGGCTGAAGCCGGATATCTCGGAAGCGGGCGAGCTTATGGCCGCTCGTGTCGCGATGGCAGGTGCAATCCTCGTGGCCACGCTGTTGGGCCTCAATCCGCCTGGCTTTGCTGCCCAGACGGTGGCTCTCGCCTTTGGTCTTGCGGCCTCAAGCATCTTCCCGGCGCTGATGATGGGCATCTTCTCGAAGCGCATCAATGCGGCGGGCGCAACGATCGGCATGCTGGTCGGCCTGATCGTGACGTGCCTCTACCTGTTCACTTATCTGGGCTGGTTCTTCATCCCGGGTACGAACATGCTCGAGAACGTTCCGGCCAATTATCTGTTCGGTATTCCGCCGACGGCATTCGGTCCGATCGGCGCCCTGCTGAACTTCGGTGCCGCCTACATTGTGTCGGCGATGACAGAGGCTCCGCCGCGGCACGTGCAGGACCTCGTCGACTCTGTCCGCATACCGCGCGGCGCAGGTGCAGCGACAGGCCACTGACCATCAGCTGAAAAGCGGGAGCGGGCGGCGCCAGCCGCCCGCTCCCTCCTTCCACAAGGGCACCGCCGCCACGATGGCTGCGCGAGGGCACAATGGAAGACACGAACCCGGATATCGCACGGTTCCTGGAAACCGCACATCCCTACGACAGCCTGCCGCGGGAGGAACTGGAGCGCGTGGCTCGCAAGTTCCGTAGGGTCCATGTCCCGGCGGGCGGCGAAATCTACAAACGCGGCTATCCGCTTCCGGGTCTGTATCTCGTCATGGAGGGCGCGGTAGAAGTGCGCGACGCCTCCGGCACCGTTGTCTCGCAACTCTTTCCACGCAATTCGCTGGGCGAGCGTGGTCTGCTGGCCGACGGCCGCGCTGTCACCAGCGCTTCCGCGTTGCAGGATACGGTTCTGCTGATGCTGCCGGCGACCGAATTCAAGCGGCTGATGGCGGAGCATGCAGTCTACAGCCGCTTCTTTACCCGCGGCCGCGAGGCAGCCGCCCGCCGTGGGGACTTCACGGTGCGCAAGGTGAAAGATCTCATGTCCTCACCGCCTCGCTTCTGCGCACCGTCCGACAGCGTCCGTATCGCGGCGGAAATGATGCGAAAGTTGAAAATCTCCGGCCTTGCGGTGGTCGAGGACGATCGGTTGGCCGGCATCGTGACGACACGCGATCTGACCGCCCGGGTCCTTGCAGAAGGTCTCGACCCGGCCTCGACCCCTGTTTCTGCCGTCATGACCCAAGACCCAGTCAGTCTGGAGCAGGAAGCTCTCGGTTCGGACGTGCTCAACCTCATGCTGGAGCGGAGAATCGGGCATTTGCCGATCGTTGCGGGCGAGCGGCTTGTCGGGATGATCACCCAGACGGACGTCACGCGCTTCCAGGCATTGTCTTCCGCACTTCTCATCGGGGACATTTCAACGGCGGAGAAGGTTGCCGACTTGCGGGCGAATGCTGCGCATGTTCCGCAACTGCTTCTCCAGCTTGTCGGCGCCAATACGCCGCACGAGGTGGTGACGAGGCTGATCACCGACGTGACGGACGCAATCACGCGCAGGCTCATTGCCCTTGCGGAACAGGAACTGGGTCCGCCGCCGGTCCCCTATGTCTGGCTGGCTTGCGGCAGCCAGGGCCGGCAGGAGCAGACGGGGACCAGCGATCAGGACAATTGCATCTTCATCGACGACTCTTTTGAGGAGTCGGCGCACCGGTCATGGTTCACAAAGTTCGCCCGTTTCGTCAGCCACAACCTCGATCAATGCGGTTATGTCTTTTGCCCCGGCGACATGATGGCCACTAATCAGCGCTGGTGCCAGCCGGTGCGCATCTGGCGGGAATATTTCGACCAATGGATCCATGTTCCGGAGCCCATGGCTCAGATGCTTGCGAGCGTGATGTTCGACCTGCGGCCGATCGCCGGCGAGGCGACGCTCTATCGCGACGTCCAGGCTGAAACCCTGGAGGCAGCCAGTCGGAACTCGATATTCGTGGCCCATATGGTGAGCAACTCGCTCAAGCACGCTCCGCCTCTGGGGCTCTTGCGCGGATTTGCGACGATCCGCAGCGGCGAGCACCGCAACCAGATCGATATGAAGCACAACGGCGTCGTGCCGGTCGTGGATTTGGGCCGCGTCTATGCCCTGACGGCGCGGCTCACACCGGTCAATACCCGTGCGCGCCTTCTGGGCGCCGAGGAGCGGGGCGTGATTTCAGGCGCGGGCGCTCGCGATCTGATCGCAGCATACGACCTGATAGCCGAGGTCAGGCTTCGCAATCAGGCGACGCAGATCAAGGCCGGCCAGCGGCCAACCAATCACCTCGCTCCCTATGATCTAGGCGAGTTCGAACGATCCCATCTTCGGGATGCGTTCGTCGTGGTACGCACGATGCAGTCGGCGCTTGCCAACTCCGGCATGGCGCCCATCTAGAGGAAAAATGCATGTTGTTTGAGTTCATTGCAGCCTTGGTTGCCGGCGTGGCGCTCGCGGGGATCATGATGCTCATCCGTTGGATGAGCAGGGGGCGTCTGCCGCGATGGGTCGTGCCGGCTGCAGCCGGCATCGGTATGCTGGCCTACGCGGTCTGGAGTGAATACAGTTGGTTCGCGCGTGCCACCAACGCTATGCCGCCCGGCACCGTGGTGACGTGGAAGAACGAGGAGCGCTCCTTCTGGCGTCCCTGGTCCTATTACGCGCCGGTCATCAATCGCTTCACGGCTGTCGACGTGGCGCACGCACAACGACATCCCAACCAACCGGGCCTGGTCATCGCCGACATTTTGCTTTCCGCGCGTTGGAAGACGCCAGCTCGCATCAAAGCCGTCTTCGACTGCAACGGCAACCGTCGCGGGGATCTGCTGGGCGAGAATGTTTCGGTGGCAGGCGATGGGACGATCGTCGGCGCCGAATGGGTAGAGGTCTCAGCGGACGATCCTGCCCTGCAGGCGGCCTGCCGCGAAAGCTGAGGATGCCATGGTCATGCGACTGGGTTTGCGAAGTCGGATTTTGCTTTTCTTTGTCGCCATCGCCGCAGGCGCGATAGGGGCGCTCGGCCTCGGCCTATGGGGCGCCTACCGCCGCGAGTCCAGCCCCGAGATACTCGACGTTCTCCTCCAAGTCGCCGCCGTGGGAAGCGTCGGCATATTCATGGTCGTCGCCGGTATCTGGCTGCTGTTCGACCGTCATGTCGCGCGCCCGATCGAAGCGATGGCTTCGACCATGCGGGCGCGGGCGCATGCACAGGTCGAGCAGGGAATAGACAGCCACGGGGCGCGCTATCTCGGTGATCTTGCCGCGGCCGCTTCGGTGACGACGGCCGCTTTGAGCGAGACCCGGAATGCGCTTGCCGAAACCGTGGCGCGCGAAACGGCCAGACTTTCCTCCGACAACCAGAAGCTGGAGCAACTCCTGGCCGATGTGGCGCCGGCGGTTCTGCTATGCACCGGGCGTCACCATCTCGCATTCTACAATACCTCTGCCCAAGAGATGCTGGCGACGGCCGAGACCCCGGTCTGTCTTGGCCGGAGCCTGTTCGACTACCTGAGCGACGGTGCGCTCAGGTCTGCATATCAGCGCCTCGTGGACATGAATACCCCGGATGCGGTCCTGGAATTTGTCTGCACCGCCTCACGCCGGCGGCGTCTCGCGGGCCGTATGCGACTGACCGGCGGCACCCCTCATGATGCCGGCGCCTACGTGCTGACCTTGCGCGACGTGACGGAAGAGCTTGCCGCCTGCGCAAGGCGCGACGTGCTGCTGAGCGACGTCTTTTCGACGATTCGACCGGCGATCGAAATGCTGAAAGAGAGGGCCGATCGTCTTGACGTCGCGTCCGGCGCCGCCACCGGCGCTTTGCTCGCGCACGACATCATGGGACTCGACCTCGCAGTGCAGGCCCTCGAGTCCCGTTTTGAAAACTGTCAGTCCGATGGCTGGCCCATGGCATGGATGGACGCCAGCGAACTCGCGCATCAGGTGCAGCGCGAATTGTCCGCCTCCGGCATCGCGGTCGAGATTGATACCGATTTGCTTACCGCCCGGTGCAACATGCCCGATATCGTGTCGCTCTTTGCACATCTTGCCCGGCAGATAGCGCAGGACCGCGCCGTGAGAGAATTCGTCTTCTCCGTTCGTGAGCTCCAAGCTGAAGGAATAGTCAATCTGGAGTGGTGCGGGACGGCTATCTCCGACAATCTTTTGCAGCAGTGGCTGCATAAGCCTGCGGATGACCAGTCGCCGACAGCGGATGCCATTCTTCGCGCTCATCGAACGACGATGCTTTCCGCGAGCTTCACGGAGGGCCGAGCATCACTGATGATGCGGCTGCAGCACGTGAAGAAGCTGCAGCCGGTTCCGGCCCGCTTATCCCGATCGGTCACATACGATTTCGAACTTCTGTCCCTTCCACGCTACGACAGGATCGCCGAGGCGCGCCTCGACGATCTTGCATATGTCGTGTTCGACACGGAGACCACTGGTCTCTTGCCCGAGCAGGGGGATGAGATCGTGCAGATCGCCGCAGTCCGGATCGTCAACGGAAAGCGCGTCGAAGGGGAAACATTCGAAACGCTGGTCAACCCCGGCCGGCGCATTCCCGCTGCCTCGTCGGCGGTCCACCGAATCACCGATGCCATGGTCGAGGATGCACCGGGCGTGGCCGAGGTTGTTCGGCGATTTCACCGCTTTTGCGACGGCGCGGTGCTCGTCGCCCACAATGCCCCGTTCGACATGGAGTTCCTGTATCGCAGGGAAAACGAGCTCCGCATAAGCTTTACGAATCCGATCCTCGATACGGTTCTCCTGTCTGCCGTCGTTTTCGGACGGCAGCATGCACATACGCTGGATGCACTCTGTCAGCGCCTCGGCGTCAGCCTGACGGAAGCGGTGCGCCATACGGCAATGGGTGATGCAGTTGCCACTGCAGATGCATTTTTGCGGCTGCAGGCGATAATTGCCGGACGCGGGCTCGAACGCCTCGGTGACCTGCTCGCGGAAGTCTACCGTCATCGCAAGCTCGTTCCCGAACGTCCCCGGGAGGTCACGCGTGCGATGAAGTTGGGGTTGGCTCCCCATTCAACGCAGCTGCCCTTCAATGCAACCCGGCATGCGCGTGGAGCATGAAGGACGCGTGGAGCATGAAGGAAATGTAATGCTCCGGCCACTGTAAAGTAATTCCGGAGCGTCCAAGTTGAAGATGATGCTGCAGGTGCGAAAGCAAATGTGACGGAGTCTTCAACCATGCGTCCAACACAGAATATTCTTGTTTTTCAAGGCGGCGGCGCTCTCGGCGCCTATCAGGCCGGAACATACGAAGCGCTTCACAAGCACGGCATCAAGCCCGATTGGCTGGCAGGCATCTCCATCGGGGCAATCAACTCCGCAATCATCGCCGGAAGCCCGCACGACCGCAGGGTCGAAAACCTGCGGGAGTTCTGGCATACGGTCTCCGCCGGTCTCGATTTCGACTTCCTCCCGGAGGATGATTTCAATAGGCGCATGTTCAAGGACTGGGCGGTTCTGGCGGGTTCGATCACCGGTGTCCCCGGCTTCTTTTCTCCCCGGCTTTTCACGCCCTTGCAGATCCTGCTCAACCCGGATCTGACGATCAGTCATTACGACACGGATCCGCTGATAAAGACCTTGGACCGGCTGGTCGACTTCGAACGCGTCAACCGGGGCGACGTACGCCTGAGTCTCGGCGCGGTCAATGTGAAAACCGGCAATTTCGCCTATTTCGACAATCGGGACACGGTGCTCACGGCACGGCACGTCGCCGCTTCCGGCGCGCTTCCGCCCGGTTTCCCACCCGTCGAAATCGAGGGCGAGTATTATTGGGATGGCGGCCTCGTCTCCAACACGCCGCTGCACTATGTGCTTGCCGCTGACGGGTGCAATTCGGACCTCTGCATCTTCCAGGTCGACCTGTTCTCGGCGCGAGGCACGATACCGCGCGATCTGCTCGAGGTTGACGCCCGCAGCAAGGAAATCCGCTATTCCAGCCGCACCCGCATGAACACCGACGAATTCGCACGCAGGCAGATCCTCCGGCGGGCTGCGCGCCGCCTGTTGGAGAAACTTGCACCGGACCTGCGCCGGATGATGAGGATGCGGCGCTGCTGCGCTCCATCGGCGTCGAATACGATGTCACCATCGTCCATCTCATCCATCGCGCAGCCTCCTATGATTCCCATGCCATGGATGCCGAATTCTCCCGTTCGCTCGGGGGGAAGCCTGTCGCGAGAAGTGGCGCACACGAAGGAGACTGTGAGATGAAGCTCGACGGGAACTAGCCATTGTAATGGATTCGGCCAGCGGCATTGGCGCCGCCATCGCCAAACGATTCGTCGAACAGGGCGCAAAAGCGGTGATTGCCGACCTCAACCTCGAGGCCGCACGGGTGAAGGCTGACGGACCGATGTCGGACCGGGAGAGGCAATCGGCATTGCCATGGATGTAACCCCATGAACAGGCCGTAAATGCCGGCGTTGCGGCTACCGTCGAACGCTTCGGCGGGGTGGAAATCCTCGTCTCGAATGCAGGCATCCAGATCGTCCATCCTATTGAGGAATTTCCCTTCGCCGACTGGAAAAGAATGCTGGCTGTCCACCTCGACGGCGCGTTTGAAGACCTGCGTGCCGCATATGAAGGCGCAAGGCGGCGCGGCCGCGGCGCTTTTCCTGCAGTCTTCGAGACCAACGCCCCTGACCGGCCAGTCGCTGACCGTCAGTCATGGCTGGCACATGTGCTGAACGGCGCTGACTTTCGAGAGCGCAAATCTCTTGACAGTAACAGTAGATGCTGATCCTTTTCGGTAAGCGTCAGGTTAATCGGGTGTAGGTGGAGCATTTGTTACATGGTTAGCAGCGTAAAGAACGACAGATTTTTAGTCGTTTCTGATGCAGTCAATAATATCGCTTTGGCTTCTTCTGGAAATACGAGCAGCGATAAGAAAAATACAACTGCTGGGCGGAAGATCGATCCGAACAATGAGCCGTCAGCTTCCGTATTCCTTCCTGGTGCAATTTCCACGAAGAACGCGGTCCTTCCGCCTGTGAGCCTGGCGAGCACGAGCAGTTCCGGGTCGGCGGCGCCGGTGGAAGTTCTGCCGGATGTTCCGGCCCCGGTGCTTGCATCGTCTCTGTTCGGTTCGTCTCGCCTCTATGATAACGGGTTGCTTTCCGAGATCGCGAAGCGCCCGGACCTTTTCAAGAAGACGATTGATATCCTTGCCAGGCGAATGTTCGGGGATGACGCCGCCGCAGCCAAGGCATTCAGCGGAGCTTTGTTGGAAAAGCTGCCCGTTGTGCTGAACGAGATCGCGACAGGCAAGCTCTCGATCAACGATCTGCCGAATTCCCTGGGCTCGATCGGTGCGAGTCTTTCCGTCCCTGAGGGCGTGAGGGCCTCCAAATACCAGTTGGCGCTCGGGGAGGCCCTGCTGGCTCTGACCCAGGGTGCTGCCCTTGCTTCGCAGACCTGGCCGGACACCCTGGATCAGCCCGTGATGGGATTGGACAAGAATGGCAAGCTTGTGCGGTTGCCGGCATTCAAGTCCATGGGCGACAGGCAGGTTGAAGCCTTGATCGGCATTGCGACCGGTCTTGCCGGACGATGGATCTCCGAAGTCAATACCGGTGCCTATCGGCCCGGAACGCGCGGGTACGACCGGAGGCAGATGGACGCAAGCCTCTTTGGCGGCGAAGACAAGGGCTGGGACAAG is drawn from Sinorhizobium sojae CCBAU 05684 and contains these coding sequences:
- a CDS encoding DUF294 nucleotidyltransferase-like domain-containing protein codes for the protein MEDTNPDIARFLETAHPYDSLPREELERVARKFRRVHVPAGGEIYKRGYPLPGLYLVMEGAVEVRDASGTVVSQLFPRNSLGERGLLADGRAVTSASALQDTVLLMLPATEFKRLMAEHAVYSRFFTRGREAAARRGDFTVRKVKDLMSSPPRFCAPSDSVRIAAEMMRKLKISGLAVVEDDRLAGIVTTRDLTARVLAEGLDPASTPVSAVMTQDPVSLEQEALGSDVLNLMLERRIGHLPIVAGERLVGMITQTDVTRFQALSSALLIGDISTAEKVADLRANAAHVPQLLLQLVGANTPHEVVTRLITDVTDAITRRLIALAEQELGPPPVPYVWLACGSQGRQEQTGTSDQDNCIFIDDSFEESAHRSWFTKFARFVSHNLDQCGYVFCPGDMMATNQRWCQPVRIWREYFDQWIHVPEPMAQMLASVMFDLRPIAGEATLYRDVQAETLEAASRNSIFVAHMVSNSLKHAPPLGLLRGFATIRSGEHRNQIDMKHNGVVPVVDLGRVYALTARLTPVNTRARLLGAEERGVISGAGARDLIAAYDLIAEVRLRNQATQIKAGQRPTNHLAPYDLGEFERSHLRDAFVVVRTMQSALANSGMAPI
- a CDS encoding 3'-5' exonuclease produces the protein MRLGLRSRILLFFVAIAAGAIGALGLGLWGAYRRESSPEILDVLLQVAAVGSVGIFMVVAGIWLLFDRHVARPIEAMASTMRARAHAQVEQGIDSHGARYLGDLAAAASVTTAALSETRNALAETVARETARLSSDNQKLEQLLADVAPAVLLCTGRHHLAFYNTSAQEMLATAETPVCLGRSLFDYLSDGALRSAYQRLVDMNTPDAVLEFVCTASRRRRLAGRMRLTGGTPHDAGAYVLTLRDVTEELAACARRDVLLSDVFSTIRPAIEMLKERADRLDVASGAATGALLAHDIMGLDLAVQALESRFENCQSDGWPMAWMDASELAHQVQRELSASGIAVEIDTDLLTARCNMPDIVSLFAHLARQIAQDRAVREFVFSVRELQAEGIVNLEWCGTAISDNLLQQWLHKPADDQSPTADAILRAHRTTMLSASFTEGRASLMMRLQHVKKLQPVPARLSRSVTYDFELLSLPRYDRIAEARLDDLAYVVFDTETTGLLPEQGDEIVQIAAVRIVNGKRVEGETFETLVNPGRRIPAASSAVHRITDAMVEDAPGVAEVVRRFHRFCDGAVLVAHNAPFDMEFLYRRENELRISFTNPILDTVLLSAVVFGRQHAHTLDALCQRLGVSLTEAVRHTAMGDAVATADAFLRLQAIIAGRGLERLGDLLAEVYRHRKLVPERPREVTRAMKLGLAPHSTQLPFNATRHARGA